Proteins from one Plodia interpunctella isolate USDA-ARS_2022_Savannah chromosome 3, ilPloInte3.2, whole genome shotgun sequence genomic window:
- the LOC128683620 gene encoding uncharacterized protein LOC128683620 isoform X2 — protein sequence MASIDEFVNSTAWLVKVSGAQRGRERHAAPPADAHGARLAARAQHPRPLPAPRPADNMDLADVPRHRPLAFDKMESLIKEMQDPETGVPVRSQKLFLSVIPSAFMGYDLVEWLMERFNLDETSNGECLVVGTVPWAGCRRRAPVDSYSEKWHLCPQVLIFEAINLANQLCQYGYFFPVNDLKNLVLKDDSSLYRFQSPYYWPWQAPRVAGGSGAPTLGPDNVEYAIYLVKRTLRNKQRHGLEDYEQEALANLKKNLAAKWDFITMQAEEQVRLAKERKKGDKIVSDSQERAYWRVARPPPGLPSALEPCPVPVRNRHPRPKKRTIHQLTREIEHLKASLDRTRVKTSIALEALMAYSETFAPYDPWLTPPQPSNPWVSDDTIFWQINSPIVEVPSEKRVQRWALSIEELVSDPTGLQEFTSFLRKEYSHENIRFWLAVMDLRRSSTKQIPKKLEEIYEEFLKPGAPCEINIDGATAERVAEGIKSGSRYALDHAAEHVYNLLLKKDCYPRFVRSDHFQRLLAEGKNVHQKKAKFFNFGGQVKKKPGSTSGSGGSGAALSRRRGSDRSLSGSAHELAVCAAQPPRAPDPPPHSHSQSNLADIPFRDPDDDTADVLPWESSSREGVYCVASRRRQDSAADSGSSSSDVSAAVAVQERRRLPQQSTLDGGLRGAPPPLRRLSAVEPRHLAPLGSPPHSPRPPRPAPAPTAAPPPHPTPTISVSSAPDDESASPAGTGSPDDPRSVTHSDEPSSVFASADVTPTDPARPAFKTFEDRSSVSDPGCDDSRSELSKVPVSVRSAPESESRDDSSASGVMSDSKDSEWTRSSDDDVASVRGPLSREPSTIKEISSASRKTNSTIADLPKGARAKDGVLEVKSVPDSKTAVNTSDGGSSKTTSSEASMETTLSNTAEPAHLARCPTSSVASIVSASHVSSEGSRTDGSSVPSTASAAIAVVPGAPSMPCAPNTAPARPPVAPLAVCEDIGVDDDNIDKVPSAPLLRVSGETEKAIRSDATKKIAHTDELSSISESNIVKRDNKSGIGERKQRNDICPWEDENSCESDAPFVKTYATLGYL from the exons GTGTCGGGGGCGCAGCGCGGGCGCGAGCGACATGCGGCCCCGCCGGCAGACGCCCATGGAGCTCGGCtagcggcgcgcgcgcagcacCCGCGCCCGCTCCCCGCGCCCCGCCCCGCCGACAACATGGACCTCGCTGACGTGCCTCGACATCGACCCCTCGCCTTCGATAAG atgGAAAGTTTGATCAAGGAAATGCAAGATCCAGAAACGGGTGTACCAGTGAGAAGTCAGAAACTTTTTCTTAGTGTTATTCCGTCAGCTTTTATGG GTTACGATCTTGTCGAATGGCTAATGGAACGGTTTAATCTTGACGAAACTAGCAATGGTGAGTGTTTAGTGGTCGGCACTGTGCCCTGGGCAGGCTGTCGCCGGCGGGCCCCAGTAGATAGCTATAGTGAGAAGTGGCACTTATGTCCCCAGGTGTTGATAT TTGAAGCAATAAATTTAGCCAATCAACTCTGCCAATATGGTTACTTCTTTCCTGTCAACGATTTGAAAAACCTTGTGTTAAAGGATGATTCTTCTCTATATAGATTTCAA AGCCCATATTACTGGCCGTGGCAGGCGCCGCGCGTAGCCGGAGGCTCCGGCGCGCCGACCCTGGGTCCAGACAACGTGGAGTACGCCATCTACCTCGTGAAGCGGACCTTAAGGAACAAACAGAGGCATGGCCTCGAAGACTACGAGCAAGAGGCTCTCGCCAACCTCAAAAAGAATCTCGCGGCCAAATGGGACTTCATCACTATGCAGGCAGAGGAACAG GTACGATTGGCTAAGGAAAGGAAGAAAGGCGACAAGATCGTAAGCGATAGTCAAGAGCGTGCGTACTGGCGCGTGGCACGACCTCCGCCGGGGTTGCCCAGCGCGCTGGAGCCGTGTCCCGTGCCCGTGCGCAACAGACATCCGCGCCCCAAGAAGCGAACTATCCACCAACTGACGCGGGAG ATCGAACATCTAAAGGCGAGCCTAGATCGCACACGAGTGAAGACTTCAATTGCCCTAGAGGCCCTTATGGCCTACTCGGAGACCTTCGCTCCCTACGATCCCTGGCTCACCCCGCCGCAGCCCTCTAACCCTTGGGTCAGTGACGATACGATCTTCTGGCAGATTAACAGTCCAAT AGTGGAAGTACCTAGTGAGAAGCGAGTGCAACGTTGGGCGCTGTCGATCGAAGAGCTGGTATCTGACCCGACGGGTTTGCAGGAGTTTACCAGCTTCCTGCGCAAGGAGTACTCCCACGAGAATATCCGTTTCTGGCTAGCTGTCATGGACCTGCGCAGGAGCAGCACTAAGCAGATCCCTAAGAAGCTCGAGGAAATCTATGA AGAGTTTCTGAAGCCAGGAGCACCGTGTGAGATCAACATCGACGGCGCGACCGCCGAGCGCGTAGCGGAGGGAATCAAATCAGGTTCCCGCTACGCGCTCGACCACGCTGCAGAACACGTATACAATCTGCTCCTGAAGAAGGACTGCTATCCGCGCTTCGTGCGCTCTGATCACTTCCAACGATTGTTGGCCGAGGGGAAGAATGTCCATCAGAAGAAAGCAAA GTTCTTCAATTTCGGGGGGCAAGTAAAGAAGAAGCCGGGATCAACTAGCGGCAGCGGCGGCAGTGGCGCCGCGCTGTCCCGGCGACGAGGCTCAGACCGCTCGCTGTCGGGCTCCGCGCACGAGCTGGCGGTCTGCGCCGCGCAGCCTCCGCGCGCGCCCGACCCGCCGCCCCACAGTCACTCACAGTCCAACCTCGCAGATATACCCTTCAG GGACCCGGACGACGACACGGCGGACGTCCTACCTTGGGAGAGTTCGTCGCGAGAGGGAGTGTACTGCGTGGCAAGCCGGCGCCGGCAGGACTCCGCCGCTGACTCCGGGAGCTCGTCCTCTGACGTCAGCGCAGCCGTCGCTGTACAGGAGCGACGTCGACTGCCGCAGCAGAGCACGCTCGATGGCGGGCTCAGAG GTGCGCCACCGCCACTGCGACGACTATCGGCAGTGGAGCCTCGACACCTGGCGCCACTGGGCTCACCGCCGCATTCACCACGGCCGCCCCGCCCTGCCCCAGCCCCAACAGCCGCCCCGCCCCCACACCCCACTCCCACCATCAGCGTAAGCTCTGCGCCCGATGATGAATCCGCGTCCCCCGCGGGTACAGGCTCGCCTGACGACCCGCGCTCGGTGACGCACTCCGACGAACCCTCATCGGTGTTCGCGTCCGCCGACGTCACCCCCACTGATCCGGCCCGGCCGGCTTTCAAGACTTTTGAGGATCGGAGCTCCGTGTCCGATCCCGGATGTGATGACTCTCGATCTGAACTTTCGAAAGTGCCAGTGAGTGTGCGATCCGCGCCCGAATCGGAGTCTCGCGATGACTCCTCCGCCTCGGGCGTAATGTCAGACTCAAAGGATTCCGAGTGGACAAGGTCGTCCGATGACGATGTCGCTTCTGTGAGAGGACCGCTGTCCCGAGAACCGTCAACGATAAAGGAAATCAGTTCGGCCTCAAGGAAAACTAATAGCACAATCGCCGATCTTCCAAAAGGCGCTCGGGCCAAGGACGGCGTGTTAGAAGTCAAATCGGTCCCAGATTCCAAAACAGCGGTGAATACCTCTGACGGAGGCAGTTCGAAGACCACATCGAGTGAAGCGTCGATGGAGACGACGCTGAGCAATACTGCCGAGCCGGCTCATCTGGCCCGTTGTCCGACGTCGAGCGTGGCCAGCATTGTGAGTGCTTCACACGTGTCCAGCGAGGGCAGCAGGACGGATGGCTCGAGCGTGCCTAGTACGGCGAGTGCTGCGATCGCGGTCGTCCCGGGTGCGCCGAGCATGCCGTGCGCACCGAATACGGCGCCCGCACGACCGCCAGTGGCGCCGCTCGCGGTATGTGAGGACATCGGGGTCGACGACGACAACATAGACAAAGTGCCTTCGGCGCCCCTGCTAAGGGTCTCGGGAGAAACCGAGAAGGCGATCCGTTCGGacgcaacaaaaaaaattgctcaCACAGACGAACTGTCGTCGATTTCTGAATCCAATATTGTTAAGCGTGATAATAAAAGCGGCATCGGCGAGCGCAAGCAGCGGAACGACATTTGTCCCTGGGAGGACGA GAACTCGTGCGAGAGTGATGCTCCATTTGTTAAAACTTATGCAACGCTCggttacttataa
- the LOC128683620 gene encoding uncharacterized protein LOC128683620 isoform X6 produces the protein MDLADVPRHRPLAFDKMESLIKEMQDPETGVPVRSQKLFLSVIPSAFMGYDLVEWLMERFNLDETSNGECLVVGTVPWAGCRRRAPVDSYSEKWHLCPQVLIFEAINLANQLCQYGYFFPVNDLKNLVLKDDSSLYRFQSPYYWPWQAPRVAGGSGAPTLGPDNVEYAIYLVKRTLRNKQRHGLEDYEQEALANLKKNLAAKWDFITMQAEEQVRLAKERKKGDKIVSDSQERAYWRVARPPPGLPSALEPCPVPVRNRHPRPKKRTIHQLTREIEHLKASLDRTRVKTSIALEALMAYSETFAPYDPWLTPPQPSNPWVSDDTIFWQINSPIVEVPSEKRVQRWALSIEELVSDPTGLQEFTSFLRKEYSHENIRFWLAVMDLRRSSTKQIPKKLEEIYEEFLKPGAPCEINIDGATAERVAEGIKSGSRYALDHAAEHVYNLLLKKDCYPRFVRSDHFQRLLAEGKNVHQKKAKFFNFGGQVKKKPGSTSGSGGSGAALSRRRGSDRSLSGSAHELAVCAAQPPRAPDPPPHSHSQSNLADIPFRDPDDDTADVLPWESSSREGVYCVASRRRQDSAADSGSSSSDVSAAVAVQERRRLPQQSTLDGGLRGAPPPLRRLSAVEPRHLAPLGSPPHSPRPPRPAPAPTAAPPPHPTPTISVSSAPDDESASPAGTGSPDDPRSVTHSDEPSSVFASADVTPTDPARPAFKTFEDRSSVSDPGCDDSRSELSKVPVSVRSAPESESRDDSSASGVMSDSKDSEWTRSSDDDVASVRGPLSREPSTIKEISSASRKTNSTIADLPKGARAKDGVLEVKSVPDSKTAVNTSDGGSSKTTSSEASMETTLSNTAEPAHLARCPTSSVASIVSASHVSSEGSRTDGSSVPSTASAAIAVVPGAPSMPCAPNTAPARPPVAPLAVCEDIGVDDDNIDKVPSAPLLRVSGETEKAIRSDATKKIAHTDELSSISESNIVKRDNKSGIGERKQRNDICPWEDENSCESDAPFVKTYATLGYL, from the exons ATGGACCTCGCTGACGTGCCTCGACATCGACCCCTCGCCTTCGATAAG atgGAAAGTTTGATCAAGGAAATGCAAGATCCAGAAACGGGTGTACCAGTGAGAAGTCAGAAACTTTTTCTTAGTGTTATTCCGTCAGCTTTTATGG GTTACGATCTTGTCGAATGGCTAATGGAACGGTTTAATCTTGACGAAACTAGCAATGGTGAGTGTTTAGTGGTCGGCACTGTGCCCTGGGCAGGCTGTCGCCGGCGGGCCCCAGTAGATAGCTATAGTGAGAAGTGGCACTTATGTCCCCAGGTGTTGATAT TTGAAGCAATAAATTTAGCCAATCAACTCTGCCAATATGGTTACTTCTTTCCTGTCAACGATTTGAAAAACCTTGTGTTAAAGGATGATTCTTCTCTATATAGATTTCAA AGCCCATATTACTGGCCGTGGCAGGCGCCGCGCGTAGCCGGAGGCTCCGGCGCGCCGACCCTGGGTCCAGACAACGTGGAGTACGCCATCTACCTCGTGAAGCGGACCTTAAGGAACAAACAGAGGCATGGCCTCGAAGACTACGAGCAAGAGGCTCTCGCCAACCTCAAAAAGAATCTCGCGGCCAAATGGGACTTCATCACTATGCAGGCAGAGGAACAG GTACGATTGGCTAAGGAAAGGAAGAAAGGCGACAAGATCGTAAGCGATAGTCAAGAGCGTGCGTACTGGCGCGTGGCACGACCTCCGCCGGGGTTGCCCAGCGCGCTGGAGCCGTGTCCCGTGCCCGTGCGCAACAGACATCCGCGCCCCAAGAAGCGAACTATCCACCAACTGACGCGGGAG ATCGAACATCTAAAGGCGAGCCTAGATCGCACACGAGTGAAGACTTCAATTGCCCTAGAGGCCCTTATGGCCTACTCGGAGACCTTCGCTCCCTACGATCCCTGGCTCACCCCGCCGCAGCCCTCTAACCCTTGGGTCAGTGACGATACGATCTTCTGGCAGATTAACAGTCCAAT AGTGGAAGTACCTAGTGAGAAGCGAGTGCAACGTTGGGCGCTGTCGATCGAAGAGCTGGTATCTGACCCGACGGGTTTGCAGGAGTTTACCAGCTTCCTGCGCAAGGAGTACTCCCACGAGAATATCCGTTTCTGGCTAGCTGTCATGGACCTGCGCAGGAGCAGCACTAAGCAGATCCCTAAGAAGCTCGAGGAAATCTATGA AGAGTTTCTGAAGCCAGGAGCACCGTGTGAGATCAACATCGACGGCGCGACCGCCGAGCGCGTAGCGGAGGGAATCAAATCAGGTTCCCGCTACGCGCTCGACCACGCTGCAGAACACGTATACAATCTGCTCCTGAAGAAGGACTGCTATCCGCGCTTCGTGCGCTCTGATCACTTCCAACGATTGTTGGCCGAGGGGAAGAATGTCCATCAGAAGAAAGCAAA GTTCTTCAATTTCGGGGGGCAAGTAAAGAAGAAGCCGGGATCAACTAGCGGCAGCGGCGGCAGTGGCGCCGCGCTGTCCCGGCGACGAGGCTCAGACCGCTCGCTGTCGGGCTCCGCGCACGAGCTGGCGGTCTGCGCCGCGCAGCCTCCGCGCGCGCCCGACCCGCCGCCCCACAGTCACTCACAGTCCAACCTCGCAGATATACCCTTCAG GGACCCGGACGACGACACGGCGGACGTCCTACCTTGGGAGAGTTCGTCGCGAGAGGGAGTGTACTGCGTGGCAAGCCGGCGCCGGCAGGACTCCGCCGCTGACTCCGGGAGCTCGTCCTCTGACGTCAGCGCAGCCGTCGCTGTACAGGAGCGACGTCGACTGCCGCAGCAGAGCACGCTCGATGGCGGGCTCAGAG GTGCGCCACCGCCACTGCGACGACTATCGGCAGTGGAGCCTCGACACCTGGCGCCACTGGGCTCACCGCCGCATTCACCACGGCCGCCCCGCCCTGCCCCAGCCCCAACAGCCGCCCCGCCCCCACACCCCACTCCCACCATCAGCGTAAGCTCTGCGCCCGATGATGAATCCGCGTCCCCCGCGGGTACAGGCTCGCCTGACGACCCGCGCTCGGTGACGCACTCCGACGAACCCTCATCGGTGTTCGCGTCCGCCGACGTCACCCCCACTGATCCGGCCCGGCCGGCTTTCAAGACTTTTGAGGATCGGAGCTCCGTGTCCGATCCCGGATGTGATGACTCTCGATCTGAACTTTCGAAAGTGCCAGTGAGTGTGCGATCCGCGCCCGAATCGGAGTCTCGCGATGACTCCTCCGCCTCGGGCGTAATGTCAGACTCAAAGGATTCCGAGTGGACAAGGTCGTCCGATGACGATGTCGCTTCTGTGAGAGGACCGCTGTCCCGAGAACCGTCAACGATAAAGGAAATCAGTTCGGCCTCAAGGAAAACTAATAGCACAATCGCCGATCTTCCAAAAGGCGCTCGGGCCAAGGACGGCGTGTTAGAAGTCAAATCGGTCCCAGATTCCAAAACAGCGGTGAATACCTCTGACGGAGGCAGTTCGAAGACCACATCGAGTGAAGCGTCGATGGAGACGACGCTGAGCAATACTGCCGAGCCGGCTCATCTGGCCCGTTGTCCGACGTCGAGCGTGGCCAGCATTGTGAGTGCTTCACACGTGTCCAGCGAGGGCAGCAGGACGGATGGCTCGAGCGTGCCTAGTACGGCGAGTGCTGCGATCGCGGTCGTCCCGGGTGCGCCGAGCATGCCGTGCGCACCGAATACGGCGCCCGCACGACCGCCAGTGGCGCCGCTCGCGGTATGTGAGGACATCGGGGTCGACGACGACAACATAGACAAAGTGCCTTCGGCGCCCCTGCTAAGGGTCTCGGGAGAAACCGAGAAGGCGATCCGTTCGGacgcaacaaaaaaaattgctcaCACAGACGAACTGTCGTCGATTTCTGAATCCAATATTGTTAAGCGTGATAATAAAAGCGGCATCGGCGAGCGCAAGCAGCGGAACGACATTTGTCCCTGGGAGGACGA GAACTCGTGCGAGAGTGATGCTCCATTTGTTAAAACTTATGCAACGCTCggttacttataa
- the LOC128683620 gene encoding uncharacterized protein LOC128683620 isoform X5, which translates to MASIDEFVNSTAWLVKVSGAQRGRERHAAPPADAHGARLAARAQHPRPLPAPRPADNMDLADVPRHRPLAFDKMESLIKEMQDPETGVPVRSQKLFLSVIPSAFMGYDLVEWLMERFNLDETSNVEAINLANQLCQYGYFFPVNDLKNLVLKDDSSLYRFQSPYYWPWQAPRVAGGSGAPTLGPDNVEYAIYLVKRTLRNKQRHGLEDYEQEALANLKKNLAAKWDFITMQAEEQVRLAKERKKGDKIVSDSQERAYWRVARPPPGLPSALEPCPVPVRNRHPRPKKRTIHQLTREIEHLKASLDRTRVKTSIALEALMAYSETFAPYDPWLTPPQPSNPWVSDDTIFWQINSPIVEVPSEKRVQRWALSIEELVSDPTGLQEFTSFLRKEYSHENIRFWLAVMDLRRSSTKQIPKKLEEIYEEFLKPGAPCEINIDGATAERVAEGIKSGSRYALDHAAEHVYNLLLKKDCYPRFVRSDHFQRLLAEGKNVHQKKAKFFNFGGQVKKKPGSTSGSGGSGAALSRRRGSDRSLSGSAHELAVCAAQPPRAPDPPPHSHSQSNLADIPFRDPDDDTADVLPWESSSREGVYCVASRRRQDSAADSGSSSSDVSAAVAVQERRRLPQQSTLDGGLRGAPPPLRRLSAVEPRHLAPLGSPPHSPRPPRPAPAPTAAPPPHPTPTISVSSAPDDESASPAGTGSPDDPRSVTHSDEPSSVFASADVTPTDPARPAFKTFEDRSSVSDPGCDDSRSELSKVPVSVRSAPESESRDDSSASGVMSDSKDSEWTRSSDDDVASVRGPLSREPSTIKEISSASRKTNSTIADLPKGARAKDGVLEVKSVPDSKTAVNTSDGGSSKTTSSEASMETTLSNTAEPAHLARCPTSSVASIVSASHVSSEGSRTDGSSVPSTASAAIAVVPGAPSMPCAPNTAPARPPVAPLAVCEDIGVDDDNIDKVPSAPLLRVSGETEKAIRSDATKKIAHTDELSSISESNIVKRDNKSGIGERKQRNDICPWEDENSCESDAPFVKTYATLGYL; encoded by the exons GTGTCGGGGGCGCAGCGCGGGCGCGAGCGACATGCGGCCCCGCCGGCAGACGCCCATGGAGCTCGGCtagcggcgcgcgcgcagcacCCGCGCCCGCTCCCCGCGCCCCGCCCCGCCGACAACATGGACCTCGCTGACGTGCCTCGACATCGACCCCTCGCCTTCGATAAG atgGAAAGTTTGATCAAGGAAATGCAAGATCCAGAAACGGGTGTACCAGTGAGAAGTCAGAAACTTTTTCTTAGTGTTATTCCGTCAGCTTTTATGG GTTACGATCTTGTCGAATGGCTAATGGAACGGTTTAATCTTGACGAAACTAGCAATG TTGAAGCAATAAATTTAGCCAATCAACTCTGCCAATATGGTTACTTCTTTCCTGTCAACGATTTGAAAAACCTTGTGTTAAAGGATGATTCTTCTCTATATAGATTTCAA AGCCCATATTACTGGCCGTGGCAGGCGCCGCGCGTAGCCGGAGGCTCCGGCGCGCCGACCCTGGGTCCAGACAACGTGGAGTACGCCATCTACCTCGTGAAGCGGACCTTAAGGAACAAACAGAGGCATGGCCTCGAAGACTACGAGCAAGAGGCTCTCGCCAACCTCAAAAAGAATCTCGCGGCCAAATGGGACTTCATCACTATGCAGGCAGAGGAACAG GTACGATTGGCTAAGGAAAGGAAGAAAGGCGACAAGATCGTAAGCGATAGTCAAGAGCGTGCGTACTGGCGCGTGGCACGACCTCCGCCGGGGTTGCCCAGCGCGCTGGAGCCGTGTCCCGTGCCCGTGCGCAACAGACATCCGCGCCCCAAGAAGCGAACTATCCACCAACTGACGCGGGAG ATCGAACATCTAAAGGCGAGCCTAGATCGCACACGAGTGAAGACTTCAATTGCCCTAGAGGCCCTTATGGCCTACTCGGAGACCTTCGCTCCCTACGATCCCTGGCTCACCCCGCCGCAGCCCTCTAACCCTTGGGTCAGTGACGATACGATCTTCTGGCAGATTAACAGTCCAAT AGTGGAAGTACCTAGTGAGAAGCGAGTGCAACGTTGGGCGCTGTCGATCGAAGAGCTGGTATCTGACCCGACGGGTTTGCAGGAGTTTACCAGCTTCCTGCGCAAGGAGTACTCCCACGAGAATATCCGTTTCTGGCTAGCTGTCATGGACCTGCGCAGGAGCAGCACTAAGCAGATCCCTAAGAAGCTCGAGGAAATCTATGA AGAGTTTCTGAAGCCAGGAGCACCGTGTGAGATCAACATCGACGGCGCGACCGCCGAGCGCGTAGCGGAGGGAATCAAATCAGGTTCCCGCTACGCGCTCGACCACGCTGCAGAACACGTATACAATCTGCTCCTGAAGAAGGACTGCTATCCGCGCTTCGTGCGCTCTGATCACTTCCAACGATTGTTGGCCGAGGGGAAGAATGTCCATCAGAAGAAAGCAAA GTTCTTCAATTTCGGGGGGCAAGTAAAGAAGAAGCCGGGATCAACTAGCGGCAGCGGCGGCAGTGGCGCCGCGCTGTCCCGGCGACGAGGCTCAGACCGCTCGCTGTCGGGCTCCGCGCACGAGCTGGCGGTCTGCGCCGCGCAGCCTCCGCGCGCGCCCGACCCGCCGCCCCACAGTCACTCACAGTCCAACCTCGCAGATATACCCTTCAG GGACCCGGACGACGACACGGCGGACGTCCTACCTTGGGAGAGTTCGTCGCGAGAGGGAGTGTACTGCGTGGCAAGCCGGCGCCGGCAGGACTCCGCCGCTGACTCCGGGAGCTCGTCCTCTGACGTCAGCGCAGCCGTCGCTGTACAGGAGCGACGTCGACTGCCGCAGCAGAGCACGCTCGATGGCGGGCTCAGAG GTGCGCCACCGCCACTGCGACGACTATCGGCAGTGGAGCCTCGACACCTGGCGCCACTGGGCTCACCGCCGCATTCACCACGGCCGCCCCGCCCTGCCCCAGCCCCAACAGCCGCCCCGCCCCCACACCCCACTCCCACCATCAGCGTAAGCTCTGCGCCCGATGATGAATCCGCGTCCCCCGCGGGTACAGGCTCGCCTGACGACCCGCGCTCGGTGACGCACTCCGACGAACCCTCATCGGTGTTCGCGTCCGCCGACGTCACCCCCACTGATCCGGCCCGGCCGGCTTTCAAGACTTTTGAGGATCGGAGCTCCGTGTCCGATCCCGGATGTGATGACTCTCGATCTGAACTTTCGAAAGTGCCAGTGAGTGTGCGATCCGCGCCCGAATCGGAGTCTCGCGATGACTCCTCCGCCTCGGGCGTAATGTCAGACTCAAAGGATTCCGAGTGGACAAGGTCGTCCGATGACGATGTCGCTTCTGTGAGAGGACCGCTGTCCCGAGAACCGTCAACGATAAAGGAAATCAGTTCGGCCTCAAGGAAAACTAATAGCACAATCGCCGATCTTCCAAAAGGCGCTCGGGCCAAGGACGGCGTGTTAGAAGTCAAATCGGTCCCAGATTCCAAAACAGCGGTGAATACCTCTGACGGAGGCAGTTCGAAGACCACATCGAGTGAAGCGTCGATGGAGACGACGCTGAGCAATACTGCCGAGCCGGCTCATCTGGCCCGTTGTCCGACGTCGAGCGTGGCCAGCATTGTGAGTGCTTCACACGTGTCCAGCGAGGGCAGCAGGACGGATGGCTCGAGCGTGCCTAGTACGGCGAGTGCTGCGATCGCGGTCGTCCCGGGTGCGCCGAGCATGCCGTGCGCACCGAATACGGCGCCCGCACGACCGCCAGTGGCGCCGCTCGCGGTATGTGAGGACATCGGGGTCGACGACGACAACATAGACAAAGTGCCTTCGGCGCCCCTGCTAAGGGTCTCGGGAGAAACCGAGAAGGCGATCCGTTCGGacgcaacaaaaaaaattgctcaCACAGACGAACTGTCGTCGATTTCTGAATCCAATATTGTTAAGCGTGATAATAAAAGCGGCATCGGCGAGCGCAAGCAGCGGAACGACATTTGTCCCTGGGAGGACGA GAACTCGTGCGAGAGTGATGCTCCATTTGTTAAAACTTATGCAACGCTCggttacttataa